One genomic region from Haloterrigena gelatinilytica encodes:
- a CDS encoding sensor histidine kinase: MGDRSEPTEPHDGDASAAYERIADAVFALDGEWRFTFLNDRAERLLERSESQLVGAVVWDDYADAFESTRRAFERSFETQEPVSFDAFSESFGSRLEGRVHPSETGVTVCVREVNDRNGRETGTRERERALRDAYEVIADPERPFDDQLAALLGVVRRTIGTEYAALSCVHEDANEYIFEAVDAPPDADIEAGDTAPLEATNCERVVSTERTLVLEDVDEDAPELADRAGNAEWGISCYLGTPVTVDDEVYGTFCFYDLDARTEEFSDWEVTFVELLGNWVSAELERRRYERELEESNERLEQFAYTASHDLQEPLRMVTNYLSLIDRRYGDELDDDAEEFIEFAVDGAERMRDMIDGLLAYSRVETRGNPFQSVDLDAVLEDVRSDLELRFEETDAVVSSESLPRVEGDPGQLRQVFQNLLSNAVEYSDGPPRVQISAERRGDMWEISVSDEGIGIDPDDHERIFEVFQRLHSHEEHDGTGIGLALCRRIVERHGGEIRVDAEPDEGATFRFTLPATPDS; the protein is encoded by the coding sequence ATGGGCGACCGATCAGAACCGACGGAACCGCACGACGGCGACGCGTCCGCCGCCTACGAGCGGATCGCTGACGCCGTGTTCGCACTCGACGGAGAGTGGCGGTTCACCTTTCTGAACGACCGAGCCGAGCGGCTGCTCGAGCGGTCCGAGAGCCAGTTGGTCGGGGCGGTCGTCTGGGACGACTACGCCGACGCGTTCGAGTCGACCCGGCGAGCGTTCGAGCGCTCGTTCGAGACGCAGGAACCGGTCTCGTTCGACGCGTTCTCCGAGTCCTTCGGTTCGAGACTCGAGGGCCGCGTACACCCCTCGGAGACGGGAGTCACGGTCTGCGTGCGCGAGGTGAACGACCGCAACGGTCGAGAGACCGGCACCCGGGAGCGCGAACGCGCGTTGCGGGACGCCTACGAGGTCATCGCGGACCCGGAGCGGCCGTTCGACGACCAGCTCGCGGCGCTGCTGGGCGTCGTTCGACGGACGATCGGCACGGAGTACGCGGCGCTGTCGTGCGTCCACGAAGACGCCAACGAATACATCTTCGAGGCCGTCGACGCGCCGCCGGACGCCGATATCGAGGCCGGAGATACCGCCCCGCTCGAGGCGACCAACTGCGAGCGAGTCGTCAGTACCGAGCGAACGCTCGTCCTCGAGGACGTCGACGAAGACGCGCCGGAACTGGCCGATCGCGCGGGCAACGCCGAGTGGGGGATCTCCTGTTATCTCGGCACGCCGGTCACCGTCGACGACGAGGTCTACGGGACGTTCTGCTTCTACGATCTGGACGCCAGAACCGAGGAGTTCTCCGACTGGGAGGTCACCTTCGTCGAACTGCTCGGCAACTGGGTGAGCGCCGAACTCGAGCGCCGTCGGTACGAGCGGGAACTCGAGGAATCGAACGAGCGGCTCGAACAGTTCGCCTACACCGCCAGCCACGACCTCCAGGAACCGCTCCGGATGGTCACGAACTACCTGTCGCTGATCGATCGACGGTACGGTGACGAACTCGACGACGACGCCGAGGAGTTCATCGAGTTCGCCGTCGACGGCGCCGAGCGCATGCGGGACATGATCGACGGGTTGCTCGCGTACTCCCGCGTCGAAACGCGAGGGAACCCCTTCCAATCGGTCGACCTCGACGCCGTCCTCGAGGACGTGCGGAGCGATCTGGAACTCAGGTTCGAGGAGACCGACGCGGTCGTCTCGAGCGAGTCGCTGCCCCGCGTCGAGGGGGATCCCGGCCAGTTGCGGCAGGTGTTTCAGAACCTCCTCTCGAACGCCGTCGAGTACAGCGACGGTCCGCCGCGGGTTCAGATTAGTGCCGAGCGTCGCGGCGACATGTGGGAGATTTCGGTCAGCGACGAGGGCATCGGCATCGATCCCGACGATCATGAGCGGATCTTCGAGGTGTTTCAGCGGTTACACAGCCACGAAGAACACGACGGGACGGGGATCGGCCTGGCGCTCTGTCGACGCATCGTCGAGCGCCACGGCGGCGAGATCCGCGTCGACGCCGAACCCGACGAAGGGGCGACGTTCCGGTTCACGCTCCCGGCGACTCCAGACTCGTGA